From Streptomyces durmitorensis, a single genomic window includes:
- a CDS encoding M60 family metallopeptidase: MRSTPPRRTVLTGLSALAGAALLPSPARAAGRARPRAAAAITLTARASAESQRIRLGAAQRASDFFTTAAHAPANTPVTVTVSAPDGVLPTLYVGIPDYYATPNAPRAYALTSGANTVTDPHGGPIHLTLTGSGERATVTIGTGSVPMPTFVHGSTSESAFQAQLDSATASGYVQLRSAHAIVTLARATALQYRTEDHAALLDTYEQLLTSHATFSGLSGSTGTHARNPLPYHFVNVTKVASGVGAYATHGYTGYPSGAMAYIAGVNGLRTGGWGMYHELGHQHQQFAYKPGALTEVTCNLYSLAAQRTLGQTSRLLTKDSGGKDVYDLAFTARDSGTEYTALDVWQKLVPLWQLRLAFGTGVWPELHRLIRTDNPASAADADRYDNLAVYASRAAGRDLSEFFVTKWRFPLTASGKARITALGLNKPSVDASTYRE; encoded by the coding sequence ATGAGATCCACTCCGCCCCGCCGCACCGTCCTCACCGGCCTGTCCGCCCTCGCGGGCGCGGCCCTGCTCCCCTCCCCCGCCCGAGCGGCCGGCCGGGCCCGCCCCCGGGCGGCCGCCGCGATCACCCTCACCGCGCGGGCCTCCGCCGAGTCCCAGCGCATCCGTCTCGGCGCGGCCCAGCGAGCGAGCGACTTCTTCACCACGGCGGCCCACGCCCCGGCCAACACCCCCGTGACGGTCACCGTCTCCGCCCCGGACGGCGTCCTGCCCACGCTGTACGTCGGCATCCCCGACTACTACGCCACCCCCAACGCGCCGCGTGCGTACGCCCTCACGTCCGGCGCGAACACCGTCACGGACCCGCACGGCGGCCCGATCCACCTCACCCTGACCGGCAGCGGTGAGCGCGCGACGGTCACCATCGGCACCGGCTCCGTGCCGATGCCCACCTTCGTCCACGGGTCGACGTCGGAGTCCGCCTTCCAGGCCCAGCTGGACTCGGCGACGGCCTCCGGATACGTCCAGCTCCGGTCTGCCCACGCCATCGTCACCCTGGCCCGCGCCACCGCCTTGCAGTACCGCACCGAGGACCACGCGGCCCTGCTCGACACCTACGAGCAACTCCTCACCTCGCACGCGACGTTCAGCGGACTGAGCGGCAGCACCGGCACCCACGCCCGCAATCCGCTGCCGTACCACTTCGTGAACGTCACGAAGGTGGCGTCCGGCGTGGGTGCGTACGCGACGCACGGATACACGGGCTACCCGAGCGGCGCGATGGCGTACATCGCGGGCGTGAACGGTCTGCGCACCGGCGGCTGGGGGATGTACCACGAACTGGGCCACCAGCACCAGCAGTTCGCGTACAAGCCGGGCGCGCTCACCGAGGTCACCTGCAACCTCTACTCGCTCGCCGCGCAGCGCACGCTCGGCCAGACCTCACGGCTGCTGACCAAGGACTCCGGCGGCAAGGACGTCTACGACCTCGCCTTCACGGCGCGCGACTCCGGCACGGAGTACACCGCGCTCGACGTCTGGCAGAAGCTCGTGCCGCTGTGGCAGTTGCGGCTCGCCTTCGGCACGGGCGTCTGGCCCGAGCTGCACCGGCTGATCCGCACCGACAACCCCGCGTCGGCGGCGGACGCCGACCGCTACGACAACCTCGCCGTGTACGCGAGCCGGGCCGCGGGGCGCGACCTCTCGGAGTTCTTCGTCACCAAGTGGCGCTTCCCCCTCACCGCGTCGGGCAAGGCGCGCATCACCGCGCTCGGCCTGAACAAGCCCTCCGTCGACGCAAGCACCTACCGCGAATAG
- a CDS encoding DUF2264 domain-containing protein: MPAPHLALPPTDRILSPRTGWTRAHWEALADRQLEALVPYATPRFAQYRLPGRGSWSGVVSDGLEGYARSFLLASFRIAGAGGEVDPHLVERYAQGLTAGTDRDGPGGEAWPRLTDCSQQMVEAASIAIALHETRPWIWDKLDTRVQERVVDWFSGFVGGRTWDNNWRLFQVVSEQFLASVGAPYSKADIDGGLDRIEDWYRGDGWYSDGDGRNFDYYIGWAMHLYPLLWARMAGPDDGGRATVYRERLTQFLTTYPHFFGADGAPVHQGRSLTYRFAATAPLWMGALADCTPLAPGLTRRLASGTARHFVERGVPDERGLLPLGWYGTFLPSTQAYSGPASPYWASKGFLGLLLPADHPVWTDTELPLPVEESDQYTALPEPGWLLHGTRHDGIVRLINHGSDHNPLEGPAADDPHYAKFGYSTATAPETAPSAWERTVDSHLALIAPDGTPSRRRRIHPVRCEGRVAASRHDAQLPGFEGEFPVETTSALHGPWEIRVHRVQAPAGVTVREGGYAVADATQPYAEQGPGWALTRTESGLTSAVVALHGWDEGAGIAREVAANAYGPHSATPYLTCAGHAGGTSVHVTLIALSQDTVRPVALRQAISCEVDGGAVRVRFPDGDVLEV, encoded by the coding sequence ATGCCCGCACCGCACCTGGCCCTGCCGCCCACCGACCGGATCCTGTCCCCGCGCACGGGCTGGACCCGCGCGCACTGGGAGGCGCTCGCCGACCGGCAGCTGGAGGCGCTCGTCCCGTACGCGACGCCCCGCTTCGCGCAGTACCGGCTGCCGGGGCGCGGCAGTTGGTCAGGGGTGGTGTCGGACGGTCTGGAGGGGTACGCACGGTCATTCCTCCTCGCCTCCTTCCGGATCGCGGGAGCGGGCGGTGAGGTGGACCCCCACCTCGTCGAACGCTACGCGCAGGGTCTGACAGCGGGCACGGACCGGGACGGCCCGGGCGGTGAGGCCTGGCCCCGACTCACCGACTGCTCGCAGCAGATGGTGGAGGCGGCGTCGATCGCGATCGCTCTGCACGAGACGCGCCCCTGGATCTGGGACAAGCTCGACACCCGGGTCCAGGAGCGGGTCGTCGACTGGTTCTCCGGCTTCGTCGGCGGCAGGACGTGGGACAACAACTGGCGTCTTTTCCAGGTGGTGTCCGAACAGTTCCTGGCCTCCGTCGGCGCGCCGTACAGCAAGGCGGACATCGACGGAGGCCTGGACCGGATCGAGGACTGGTACCGGGGCGACGGCTGGTACAGCGACGGCGACGGGCGCAACTTCGACTACTACATCGGCTGGGCGATGCACCTGTACCCGCTGCTCTGGGCCCGCATGGCAGGCCCGGACGACGGGGGCCGCGCCACGGTGTACCGCGAGCGGCTGACCCAATTCCTCACCACGTACCCGCACTTCTTCGGTGCCGACGGCGCACCCGTCCACCAGGGCCGCTCCCTGACGTACCGCTTCGCGGCGACCGCCCCTCTCTGGATGGGCGCCCTCGCCGACTGCACGCCTCTGGCCCCCGGCCTCACCCGGCGCCTCGCGTCCGGCACCGCACGGCACTTCGTGGAGCGCGGCGTCCCCGACGAGCGCGGGCTGCTTCCGCTCGGCTGGTACGGGACGTTCCTGCCGTCCACGCAGGCCTACTCGGGCCCCGCGTCCCCGTACTGGGCCAGCAAGGGCTTCCTCGGCCTGCTGCTGCCCGCCGATCACCCGGTGTGGACGGATACCGAACTCCCGCTCCCCGTCGAGGAGTCCGACCAGTACACGGCGCTCCCCGAGCCCGGCTGGCTCCTGCACGGCACGCGGCACGACGGCATCGTCCGTCTGATCAACCACGGCAGCGACCACAACCCGCTCGAAGGCCCCGCGGCCGACGACCCGCACTACGCCAAGTTCGGCTACTCCACGGCGACCGCCCCCGAGACCGCCCCGAGCGCGTGGGAGCGCACCGTGGACAGCCACCTCGCGCTCATCGCACCGGACGGCACCCCCTCACGCCGCCGCAGGATCCACCCGGTGCGCTGCGAGGGACGCGTGGCCGCCTCCCGGCACGACGCTCAACTGCCGGGCTTTGAAGGCGAGTTCCCCGTCGAGACGACCAGTGCGCTGCACGGCCCGTGGGAGATACGCGTCCATCGGGTCCAGGCCCCGGCGGGCGTGACGGTCCGCGAGGGCGGCTACGCGGTGGCCGACGCGACACAGCCGTACGCCGAGCAGGGCCCCGGCTGGGCGCTCACCCGGACGGAATCGGGTCTCACCAGCGCCGTGGTCGCGCTGCACGGCTGGGACGAGGGGGCGGGCATCGCCCGTGAGGTGGCGGCCAACGCGTACGGACCGCACTCGGCGACGCCGTACCTGACGTGCGCCGGGCACGCGGGCGGGACGAGCGTCCACGTCACGCTCATCGCGCTCTCCCAGGACACCGTCCGGCCCGTGGCGCTGCGGCAGGCCATCTCCTGCGAGGTGGACGGCGGCGCCGTGCGCGTCCGCTTTCCCGACGGCGATGTGCTGGAGGTGTGA
- a CDS encoding GAF domain-containing protein yields the protein MMYDATANLLLTPVDKEAPNRVRRLRRLGIGLQPDLAFDAFADRLAEVTGAPYSMVNFIDENRQFFAGLHTPDDMGAGSELTSTAAMESTAHRYMARDHGYCPHVIVRRKALVLEDVSDYPRFAGNPVVDEIGIRSYLGAPLIDRTGIALGTVCVVDVEPRPWGRAGLETIKAMAAELIEQIHRREDGGI from the coding sequence CTGATGTACGACGCGACCGCGAACCTGCTGCTCACTCCCGTCGACAAGGAGGCGCCGAACCGGGTGCGGCGGCTGCGCAGGCTCGGCATAGGACTCCAACCGGACCTCGCCTTCGACGCCTTCGCCGACCGGCTCGCCGAGGTCACGGGCGCCCCGTACTCCATGGTCAACTTCATCGACGAGAACCGGCAGTTCTTCGCGGGCCTGCACACCCCGGACGACATGGGCGCCGGCTCCGAACTGACCTCGACCGCGGCCATGGAGAGCACGGCGCACCGCTATATGGCGCGCGACCACGGCTACTGCCCGCATGTGATCGTGCGGCGCAAGGCCCTCGTCCTGGAGGACGTCAGCGACTATCCGCGGTTCGCGGGGAACCCCGTGGTCGACGAGATCGGGATCCGCTCCTATCTGGGCGCCCCGCTCATCGACCGCACGGGCATCGCGCTCGGCACGGTCTGCGTGGTGGACGTCGAGCCCCGGCCCTGGGGCAGGGCGGGCCTGGAGACCATCAAGGCGATGGCGGCGGAGCTGATCGAGCAGATTCACCGCCGCGAGGACGGCGGGATCTGA
- a CDS encoding GTP-binding protein, whose amino-acid sequence MDYDDSSDPFPTALKILIAGGFGVGKTTFTGAVSEIAPLSTEELLTTVSEGTDDLSGVENKTTTTVAMDFGRITLDPEHVLYLFGTPGQERFWFMWDELSEGALGAVVLADTRRLEDCFAAVDFFEQRGMGFIVAINEFDGAHRYEPEEVRSAIDLDPQVPVVRCDARISSSGIATLLTLVKHLLAHAPAAPSYGAHT is encoded by the coding sequence ATGGACTACGACGACAGCTCTGACCCCTTCCCCACCGCGTTGAAGATCCTGATCGCGGGCGGCTTCGGGGTCGGCAAGACGACCTTCACGGGCGCGGTGAGCGAGATCGCGCCGCTCAGCACGGAAGAGCTCCTCACCACGGTCAGCGAGGGCACCGACGATCTGTCGGGCGTCGAGAACAAGACCACGACGACCGTGGCCATGGACTTCGGGCGCATCACCCTCGACCCGGAGCACGTGCTCTATCTCTTCGGGACGCCCGGCCAGGAACGCTTCTGGTTCATGTGGGACGAACTCTCCGAGGGCGCGCTCGGCGCGGTGGTCCTGGCCGACACCCGCCGCCTGGAGGACTGCTTCGCGGCGGTGGACTTCTTCGAGCAGCGCGGCATGGGATTCATCGTCGCCATCAACGAATTCGACGGCGCCCACCGCTATGAACCCGAAGAGGTGCGTTCCGCCATCGACCTGGATCCGCAGGTGCCCGTCGTGCGGTGCGACGCACGGATCTCGAGCTCGGGCATCGCCACCCTGCTCACCCTCGTCAAGCACCTCCTCGCCCACGCCCCGGCCGCCCCGAGCTACGGAGCCCACACCTGA
- a CDS encoding DUF742 domain-containing protein, producing the protein MAAPHDGPWLDESAGRLVRPYTVSDGRTRPTAQLDLLTQVMATGRPVIGYLGPEHTQALGLCAAPTSVAEIAAQLKLPAVVTKVLLSDLVDCGALTLRAPDFYHNPTDRSLLEAVLDGLRRQL; encoded by the coding sequence GTGGCGGCCCCGCACGACGGGCCATGGCTCGACGAATCCGCCGGGCGGCTCGTGCGCCCCTACACGGTCAGCGACGGGCGGACCAGGCCCACCGCCCAGCTGGACCTCCTGACCCAGGTGATGGCCACCGGAAGGCCGGTCATCGGCTACCTCGGGCCCGAGCACACGCAGGCGCTCGGGCTCTGTGCGGCACCGACGTCGGTCGCCGAGATCGCGGCGCAGCTGAAGCTGCCCGCGGTCGTGACCAAGGTGCTGCTCTCCGATCTCGTCGACTGCGGGGCGCTCACCCTGAGAGCCCCGGACTTCTACCACAACCCCACTGACCGGTCCCTGTTGGAGGCAGTGCTCGATGGACTACGACGACAGCTCTGA
- a CDS encoding roadblock/LC7 domain-containing protein — protein MASDAPTGQVSDLDWLMSGLVQRVPHTHSAVLLSSDGLVKSVHGLDPDSADHMAALASGLYSLGRSAGIRFGDGGDVRQVVVELDSTLLFVSTAGSGTCLAVLAGRDADAAVLGYEMTMLVKSVRPYLMTAPRQPAGEPAPMRH, from the coding sequence ATGGCGAGCGATGCGCCGACCGGGCAGGTATCCGACCTCGACTGGCTGATGAGCGGACTCGTGCAGCGCGTGCCGCACACCCACAGCGCGGTCCTGCTCTCCTCCGACGGACTCGTGAAGTCGGTCCATGGCCTCGACCCGGACAGCGCCGACCACATGGCGGCCCTCGCCTCCGGGCTCTACTCACTGGGGCGCAGCGCGGGCATCCGGTTCGGCGACGGCGGCGACGTGCGCCAGGTCGTCGTGGAACTCGACTCCACCCTCCTGTTCGTCTCCACGGCGGGCTCCGGCACCTGTCTGGCGGTGCTCGCCGGGCGCGACGCGGACGCGGCGGTGCTCGGCTACGAAATGACGATGCTGGTCAAGAGCGTGCGCCCCTACCTGATGACCGCGCCCCGGCAGCCCGCCGGTGAACCCGCCCCGATGAGGCATTGA
- a CDS encoding sensor histidine kinase, whose protein sequence is MSHLRAPAARADRREGGRHGRPGSRTAPLPEARIRPQLLRIAVLPVVAVLLCAAGAVLFIVRSAPGPLAPRLLLVLAAAGAISLASVVIAAVAADRTATSVRDRVGALRRTTARGQAELRDVVEKLRRGDGPPPRRAPARSAPDSDDFGLLADELARAQDVAVTAVVQASQLSSHAGSEQKVEVFGNLARRLQSLVHREISILDDLENEVEDPELLKGLFHVDHLATRIRRHAENLAVLGGAISRRQWSNPVSMTEVLRSAIAEVEQYSRVKLVPPIAGTLRGHAVADVIHLLAELVENATVFSAPHTQVLLRANLVTAGLAVEVEDRGLGMPLTEQNKMNHLLADPDQVNVASLLQDGRIGLYVVSALARRHGIAVRLQTNIYGGVQAVLILPQGLLGTEPQNEPVAAGRPQPPPEAAPPAAPGGVRHPAPAPAPAPHPAPHPEPVAVPRQPQPQPDVPPSTAHTPVANGSGPAPLPVRGREGRPTPADAVPGIRPEDRQAAAEHAGTPPTPLNGAVRGRVGKPQLPKRRAQEHIAPQLRDAPAPRPESEHHIGHDPGLMAAFQRGIGLAAAQEMRDPAPEPDLHGPRDGGDQGG, encoded by the coding sequence ATGTCTCACCTTCGTGCACCGGCCGCCCGCGCAGACCGCCGCGAGGGCGGGAGGCACGGCAGGCCCGGGAGCCGAACCGCGCCGCTGCCCGAGGCCCGGATACGGCCCCAGCTCCTGCGCATCGCCGTACTGCCCGTCGTCGCGGTGCTGCTCTGCGCCGCCGGTGCCGTGCTGTTCATCGTCCGCTCGGCCCCCGGCCCGCTCGCCCCCCGGCTGCTCCTCGTCCTCGCCGCCGCCGGAGCCATCAGCCTGGCCAGCGTCGTGATCGCCGCCGTCGCCGCCGACCGCACCGCGACCTCCGTACGCGACCGGGTCGGAGCCCTGCGCCGTACCACCGCACGCGGCCAGGCCGAGCTGCGCGACGTGGTCGAGAAGCTGCGCCGCGGCGACGGGCCGCCCCCGCGCAGGGCGCCGGCCAGATCCGCCCCGGACAGCGACGACTTCGGGCTGCTCGCCGATGAGCTGGCCCGGGCCCAGGACGTCGCCGTCACCGCCGTCGTACAAGCCTCGCAGCTCTCCAGCCACGCGGGCAGCGAACAGAAGGTCGAGGTCTTCGGCAATCTGGCCCGGCGGCTTCAGTCCCTCGTGCACCGCGAGATCTCGATCCTCGACGACCTGGAGAACGAGGTCGAGGACCCGGAGCTGCTCAAGGGCCTCTTCCACGTCGACCACCTGGCCACCCGCATCCGCAGGCACGCCGAGAACCTCGCCGTGCTCGGCGGCGCCATCTCGCGCCGCCAGTGGAGCAACCCGGTCTCCATGACGGAGGTGCTCCGCTCGGCCATCGCGGAGGTCGAGCAGTACTCCCGGGTCAAGCTGGTGCCGCCGATCGCCGGCACCCTGCGCGGCCACGCCGTCGCCGACGTCATCCACCTGCTCGCCGAACTCGTCGAGAACGCCACGGTGTTCTCCGCCCCGCACACCCAGGTCCTGCTGCGCGCCAACCTGGTGACGGCCGGGCTCGCCGTCGAGGTCGAGGACCGCGGGCTCGGCATGCCGCTGACCGAGCAGAACAAGATGAACCACCTGCTCGCCGACCCGGACCAGGTCAACGTCGCGAGCCTCCTCCAGGACGGCCGCATCGGCCTCTACGTGGTCTCCGCGCTCGCCCGCAGGCACGGCATCGCGGTCCGCCTCCAGACCAACATCTACGGAGGCGTGCAGGCCGTACTGATCCTTCCGCAGGGCCTGTTGGGCACCGAGCCGCAGAACGAGCCCGTCGCCGCCGGACGCCCGCAGCCGCCCCCGGAAGCCGCACCCCCGGCCGCCCCCGGCGGCGTACGGCACCCGGCTCCGGCACCCGCCCCGGCGCCCCACCCGGCCCCCCACCCGGAACCGGTGGCCGTGCCGCGACAGCCGCAGCCGCAGCCGGACGTGCCGCCGAGCACGGCACACACCCCCGTGGCCAACGGCTCCGGCCCCGCCCCGCTGCCCGTACGGGGCAGGGAGGGGCGGCCGACCCCGGCCGATGCCGTGCCGGGGATCAGGCCGGAGGACCGGCAGGCCGCGGCCGAGCACGCCGGGACACCGCCGACGCCCCTCAACGGCGCCGTGCGCGGCCGGGTGGGAAAGCCGCAACTGCCCAAGCGGCGCGCCCAGGAACACATCGCGCCCCAACTGCGCGACGCGCCGGCGCCCCGCCCGGAGAGCGAACACCACATCGGCCACGACCCCGGCCTGATGGCCGCCTTCCAGCGCGGCATCGGACTCGCCGCCGCACAGGAGATGCGCGACCCGGCGCCCGAACCCGATCTCCACGGCCCCCGGGACGGGGGCGACCAGGGTGGCTGA
- a CDS encoding YciI family protein, translating into MEFFCYHRDRPGSTTLREKLLEDHWSYMDGYARELIARGPTFAADGETPTGSVHIVDLPDPAAARAFAFDEPNYQAGAYRDVLLRRWRNTLGRTMWDFPGGATGGNRYLVIGLGAGLDAALDTPPDRDDELIAYGPLLSDDDTTWVGTAALVLAPDQDTARAVLAPDRYAGIEVHDWEFGGRR; encoded by the coding sequence ATGGAGTTCTTCTGCTACCACCGCGACCGGCCCGGCTCCACCACGTTGCGCGAGAAGCTGCTGGAGGACCACTGGTCCTACATGGACGGGTACGCGCGCGAGCTGATCGCGCGCGGCCCGACGTTCGCCGCCGACGGCGAGACGCCCACCGGCAGCGTGCACATCGTCGACCTGCCGGATCCCGCCGCCGCCCGCGCGTTCGCCTTCGACGAGCCCAACTACCAGGCGGGCGCGTACCGCGACGTGCTCCTGCGCCGGTGGCGCAACACGCTGGGCCGCACCATGTGGGACTTCCCCGGTGGCGCCACCGGCGGCAACCGCTATCTGGTCATCGGCCTCGGCGCGGGCCTGGACGCCGCCCTCGACACGCCACCCGACCGTGACGACGAACTGATCGCGTACGGGCCGCTCCTGTCCGACGACGACACCACCTGGGTGGGCACGGCCGCACTGGTCCTGGCCCCGGACCAGGACACGGCACGCGCCGTCCTGGCCCCTGACCGGTACGCCGGGATCGAGGTCCACGACTGGGAGTTCGGCGGACGGCGATAG
- a CDS encoding MBL fold metallo-hydrolase: MSRSLSSGLRSLRTAPFGADPAGERLARIHRSPNFADGSFQNPEGARTRPTGSTLEFAKIYFRKEERIRRGPTGTIPVHATTLADLAEPPASGLRITWMGHSSVLAEIDGQRVLFDPVWGERCSPFSWVGPKRLHPVPVPLAALGPVDVVVISHDHYDHLDMPTIRALAGTDTVFAVPLGVGAHLERWGVPADRLRELDWNESTKVAGLTLTATPARHFCGRGLRNQQHTLWASWAVAGPEHRIYHSGDTGYFGGFRDIGAEHGPFDITMIQIGAYSEFWPDIHMTPEEGVRAHLDLQGGRPDGVMLPIHWGTFNLAPHPWSAPGEGTVAAAGRVGAKVALPVPGEPFEPASDSAPAEPWWRGVAIEPEGGWTRPQDSTAGVEHAGPSGRPEHTEGTGEPEAARVG, encoded by the coding sequence GTGTCCCGTTCGCTGAGCTCCGGGCTCCGCTCGCTCAGGACCGCCCCCTTCGGCGCGGATCCGGCCGGCGAGCGGCTCGCGAGGATCCACAGATCGCCGAACTTCGCCGACGGGTCCTTCCAGAACCCCGAGGGAGCGCGCACCCGGCCCACCGGGTCGACGCTCGAGTTCGCGAAGATCTATTTCCGCAAGGAGGAGCGGATCCGGCGCGGCCCCACGGGCACCATCCCCGTCCATGCCACGACCCTCGCCGACCTCGCCGAGCCCCCGGCGAGCGGACTGCGGATCACCTGGATGGGGCACTCCAGCGTGCTCGCCGAGATCGACGGGCAGCGGGTGCTCTTCGACCCGGTCTGGGGCGAGCGCTGCTCTCCCTTCTCCTGGGTCGGACCCAAGCGTCTGCACCCCGTGCCGGTGCCGCTCGCGGCGCTCGGCCCGGTGGACGTCGTGGTGATCTCGCACGATCACTACGACCACCTCGACATGCCCACCATCAGGGCCCTGGCCGGCACGGACACGGTCTTCGCGGTGCCGCTGGGCGTCGGCGCCCACCTGGAGCGCTGGGGCGTCCCCGCCGACCGGCTGCGCGAGCTCGACTGGAACGAATCCACGAAGGTGGCGGGCCTGACCCTGACAGCGACGCCCGCGCGCCACTTCTGCGGCCGCGGCCTGCGCAACCAGCAGCACACGCTCTGGGCGTCCTGGGCCGTCGCAGGGCCCGAGCACCGCATCTATCACAGCGGGGACACCGGCTATTTCGGCGGCTTCCGCGACATCGGCGCCGAGCACGGACCGTTCGACATCACGATGATCCAGATCGGTGCCTACAGCGAGTTCTGGCCTGACATCCACATGACGCCCGAGGAAGGGGTGCGCGCGCACCTGGACCTCCAGGGCGGGCGGCCCGACGGCGTGATGCTGCCGATTCACTGGGGCACGTTCAACCTCGCGCCCCACCCGTGGTCCGCTCCGGGCGAGGGCACGGTCGCCGCGGCGGGCCGCGTGGGGGCGAAGGTCGCGCTGCCCGTCCCGGGAGAGCCCTTCGAGCCCGCGTCGGACTCCGCTCCGGCCGAGCCGTGGTGGCGCGGCGTCGCGATCGAACCGGAGGGCGGGTGGACCCGTCCGCAGGACAGCACGGCAGGCGTCGAGCACGCTGGGCCCTCCGGACGGCCCGAGCACACGGAGGGCACCGGAGAGCCGGAGGCGGCGCGGGTCGGCTGA
- a CDS encoding glutamate dehydrogenase, whose amino-acid sequence MPAVPTVPAVPVAPVAVPPTPLLSLTWTDHITGHRGFLVIDRLVRGVCSGGLRMRPGCTLDEVTGLARGMTMKEALHYDPSARYIPLGGAKGGIDCDPRAPEAYDVLVRYLRAMRPYVESSWTTGEDLGLTQDLVDRAAAEAGLISCVQAVYPLLDDEAAARRRLADAFAVEVDGIGLDELVGGHGVAEAVLAALDRAGHARAGARVAVQGLGTMGGATARFLTRAGLSVVAVADVQGTIANPAGLDVEALLAARDAHGTVDRSVLRPGDRELPGEAWLSTEAEILVPAAVSYTINQVNQARITARWIAEAANMPVLPQAERLLAERGVTVLPDVVVNSGTNAWWWWTLFGDIGADADEAFAHTRRSMRALVDVVLRRAEADGTTPRAAAHALVADRLPLIGERFGWYGPQPGGR is encoded by the coding sequence ATGCCAGCAGTGCCAACCGTGCCGGCGGTTCCCGTCGCGCCCGTCGCCGTTCCCCCCACCCCCCTGCTCTCCCTCACCTGGACCGACCACATCACCGGCCACAGGGGTTTTCTGGTCATCGACCGTCTCGTCCGCGGTGTCTGCAGCGGCGGCCTGCGGATGCGCCCCGGCTGCACCCTCGACGAGGTCACGGGTCTGGCCCGCGGGATGACGATGAAGGAGGCCCTGCACTACGACCCGAGCGCCCGCTACATCCCGCTCGGCGGCGCCAAGGGCGGCATCGACTGCGATCCGCGCGCCCCGGAGGCGTACGACGTCCTGGTGCGCTACCTGAGGGCGATGCGCCCATACGTCGAGAGCTCCTGGACGACGGGCGAGGATCTGGGCCTGACGCAGGACCTGGTCGACAGGGCGGCAGCGGAAGCAGGCCTGATCTCCTGTGTCCAGGCCGTCTACCCGCTCCTGGACGACGAGGCGGCGGCCCGTCGGCGCCTGGCGGACGCGTTCGCCGTGGAGGTCGACGGGATCGGCCTGGACGAGCTGGTCGGCGGCCACGGAGTCGCCGAAGCGGTCCTCGCGGCGCTGGACCGCGCGGGTCACGCGCGCGCGGGCGCGCGCGTGGCCGTGCAGGGCCTGGGCACCATGGGCGGCGCGACCGCCCGTTTCCTCACGCGCGCGGGGCTGAGCGTGGTGGCCGTCGCCGATGTCCAGGGCACGATCGCCAACCCGGCGGGACTCGACGTGGAGGCGCTGCTCGCCGCCCGCGACGCGCACGGCACGGTGGACCGCTCGGTCCTGCGCCCCGGCGACCGCGAGCTGCCGGGCGAGGCCTGGCTGTCCACGGAGGCGGAGATCCTGGTCCCCGCCGCGGTGTCGTACACGATCAACCAGGTGAACCAGGCGCGGATCACGGCCCGTTGGATAGCGGAGGCGGCCAACATGCCGGTCCTGCCTCAGGCGGAGCGGCTCCTCGCGGAGCGCGGCGTCACCGTCCTGCCGGACGTCGTGGTGAACTCCGGTACCAACGCCTGGTGGTGGTGGACGCTCTTCGGCGACATCGGGGCCGACGCGGACGAGGCCTTCGCGCACACGCGCCGCTCGATGCGGGCCCTGGTCGACGTGGTGCTGCGCCGCGCGGAGGCGGACGGCACGACGCCGCGCGCCGCGGCCCACGCGCTGGTGGCCGACCGTCTGCCGTTGATCGGAGAGCGATTCGGCTGGTACGGCCCGCAGCCGGGAGGTCGGTAG
- a CDS encoding TetR/AcrR family transcriptional regulator produces the protein MARVRLSVAERRAELLAATVEQIEVRGVAAVRIADVAAALGVSNALVLYHFSTKEKLVAAAFTHAAEGDLAHLRALLSRRTTALRRLRAAVRWYAPTGQAKGWRLWIEGWSAALREPTLRTVTRELDQQWKAALTEVIGEGVAAGEFSCPDPRNTALRLTALLDGLAVQMTAYEGTLSRSRMLAWVDEALTRELSLPAAGPPAG, from the coding sequence GTGGCGAGAGTGCGGTTGAGCGTGGCGGAACGGCGGGCGGAGCTCCTTGCCGCCACCGTCGAGCAGATCGAGGTGCGTGGCGTGGCGGCCGTGCGCATCGCGGACGTGGCCGCGGCGCTCGGGGTGAGCAACGCGCTGGTCCTGTACCACTTCTCCACGAAGGAGAAGCTGGTGGCAGCCGCCTTCACACACGCGGCGGAGGGCGACCTCGCCCATCTCCGCGCCCTCCTGAGCCGCCGCACGACGGCCCTGCGCCGCCTGCGCGCCGCCGTCCGCTGGTACGCCCCCACGGGCCAGGCCAAGGGCTGGCGCCTCTGGATCGAGGGCTGGTCCGCCGCCCTGCGCGAACCCACTCTGCGTACGGTGACGCGCGAGCTGGACCAGCAGTGGAAGGCCGCACTGACCGAGGTCATCGGAGAAGGCGTCGCCGCGGGCGAGTTCTCCTGCCCCGACCCCCGGAACACGGCTCTGCGCCTCACGGCACTCCTGGACGGCCTTGCGGTCCAGATGACGGCGTACGAGGGCACGCTGTCCCGGTCCCGGATGCTGGCCTGGGTGGACGAGGCCCTGACACGGGAGCTCAGTCTGCCCGCGGCCGGCCCGCCGGCAGGCTGA